One segment of Proteobacteria bacterium CG1_02_64_396 DNA contains the following:
- a CDS encoding thioredoxin gives MSVQHITDAQFQGEVLNSEVPVLVDFWAEWCGPCKMIAPHLDAVSEEYAGKVKVVKINIDENQDAARNYGVRSIPTLMIFKGGQVAATKIGALQKSALSQFVGEHA, from the coding sequence ATGAGCGTTCAACACATCACCGACGCCCAGTTTCAAGGCGAAGTCCTCAACAGCGAAGTCCCGGTTCTGGTCGACTTCTGGGCCGAATGGTGCGGCCCCTGCAAGATGATCGCCCCCCACCTGGATGCGGTTTCCGAGGAGTACGCCGGCAAGGTGAAGGTGGTCAAAATCAACATCGACGAAAACCAGGATGCCGCCCGCAACTACGGTGTGCGCTCCATCCCCACCCTGATGATCTTCAAGGGTGGTCAGGTCGCCGCCACCAAGATCGGCGCCCTGCAAAAATCGGCTCTGAGCCAGTTCGTGGGCGAGCACGCCTAA
- a CDS encoding transcriptional regulator, which translates to MKALAHPIRLRIVDVLGEQEFNVQQLVEAVGTSQSNVSQHLTMMRDKGILSSRREGNQVFYSVGDCKILKLVSLMKETFCPTPGDVAPAPEVSDEAALSQA; encoded by the coding sequence ATGAAGGCACTCGCCCATCCGATCCGCCTGCGCATCGTCGATGTGCTGGGCGAGCAAGAATTCAACGTCCAGCAGCTGGTCGAGGCGGTGGGAACCTCCCAAAGCAACGTTTCTCAACATCTAACCATGATGCGCGACAAGGGGATTCTCTCCTCTCGACGTGAAGGCAATCAGGTCTTTTATAGCGTTGGCGACTGCAAGATTCTCAAGCTGGTCAGCCTGATGAAAGAGACCTTCTGCCCCACGCCGGGGGATGTCGCCCCCGCTCCCGAAGTGAGCGACGAGGCGGCGCTATCCCAGGCCTAG